In a genomic window of Raphanus sativus cultivar WK10039 unplaced genomic scaffold, ASM80110v3 Scaffold1855, whole genome shotgun sequence:
- the LOC108848004 gene encoding uncharacterized protein LOC108848004 encodes MNVHRLAPSLLALSLPTTPQHASLSFSSLGLGVAPNVLNRNKSVVLHRLVTSFSQSASHKPEDADPYVDEEEGGETTLDKNATRWQNPFVSEELVKKLKRYGLSGILSYGLLNTVYYTAAFLLVWFYVAPAPGKMGYLAAAQRFLKVMAMVWAGSQVTKLVRIGGAVALAPIVDRGLSWFTVKYKFKSQGKAFGAMVGICLGLALMLFLVVTLLWA; translated from the exons ATGAATGTCCACCGTTTAGCTCCTTCTCTACTTGCG CTTTCTCTACCTACTACTCCACAACATGCCTCTTTAAGCTTCTCCTCTCTCGGCCTCGGCGTCGCCCCCAATGTTCTTAACCGCAATAAATCCGTAGTCCTCCACCGTCTGGTTACCTCCTTTAGTCAAAGT GCTTCCCATAAACCTGAAGATGCTGACCCTTatgttgatgaagaagaag gaGGAGAAACAACGTTGGATAAGAATGCGACACGCTGGCAAAACCCGTTCGTTTCGGAAGA GCTTGTAAAGAAATTGAAGAGATATGGATTGTCTGGAATATTGTCTTACGGTTTACTTAACACAGTCTATTACACCGCAGCTTTCCTCTTGGTGTG GTTTTATGTCGCCCCAGCACCGGGAAAAATGGGATATCTTGCTGCAGCTCAGAG ATTTCTTAAAGTGATGGCCATGGTATGGGCTGGAAGCCAAGTTACTAAGCTCGTCAGAATAGGAGG GGCAGTGGCACTTGCACCTATTGTTGATAGAGGACTGTCTTGGTTTACAGTTAAATACAAGTTTAAAAGTCAGGGGAAA GCTTTCGGCGCAATGGTTGGGATATGTCTTGGTCTGGCTTTGATGCTATTTCTCGTTGTGACACTGCTCTGGGCCTAG